The genomic DNA AACTGAAGAAATATAGAAATACTTGGCAAAAGATCATGAAAATGGTAAATCCTCATCTTCTTTCCCCAAAATTACAGGTGAAAATAAGAGAAATCTGACCTTCCGTGGGTTATAACGGTTCTGCTTGTGCTTTCCAGCATCAACGACATATATTACATCATCAATTGTAATACTGGTCTCTGCTATGTCTGTGGCAACAATAACCTGCAACAGCATGTAGTAAGCACACAGTAGATCTGTGAGGACAGGAGTGAGCGTAATCACCTTGCGAAAGTTATCTGGAGGAGACTGGAACACTTTTCTTTGATCAGTGGGTCCAAGTAGTGAATGTAAAGGAAGGATCCAATCAGATGATGCCCCTCCAAATCTAACTGAAGCAGATAATCTATCAATCAACATGTCAATCTCTGCAACTCCCTGTAGCAGCATCAATAGCAGGAAAGGATGTGCCCTTTAATGTAAGATACATATTAGCAAACAAAGCACTAAGCTGATGTAAAACCCTAAACTTACAGGAAGAAAAACTAGAAGAGCACCAGGAGGGAAATTCTCATCAATATAGCATATCAAGTCTTCCAATAGATCAAAATCAATCACATCTTCATTCAAGCATTTCTGTGTTATCAACAGAAAATTTCAGTCAGAACCAAAACATTGTTAAAAGAGAAGGGTGTAAAATATGGGTCAGATAAAGGAACTCACTAGATTTTGGTTGGTTCTCTCACTGTATGACTTATAGTAATCAGAAACATAATGAGGGTTAACATAGCCTTCAGAAAGAGTTGACTCATCACCCCATGAGGATAAGACAAGGTTCTTTTTTCCTCGTCGGTTATTCACTGAGCTGCTCGCATGCTTCCACTGGAAAAGTGTAAAAAAGAATAAATGTAAGTACAGCACTAATGATCAGAAACATACCAAGCATAATGGATTTCAATTGGTTAGCCCTGAGGATCTTAAGGGCAGTTACAGAGCATATAGTTGCAAAAACACATACTCTTACCCCTAAAGTAGTTATATAAGATTTAAACAGGGAATCCCCAGCTTTATTACAAGCAAGAAGCAACACATCAAATACATGGTTCATGTTAGGGTGGTAAACTGTGCTATAGATTATTTCAAAAGAAGTTGCATGACCAACAAGATTTTCCATACTTTTGTAACGGACACAGAAGACTAACAGAACAAGCCTATATCTACAAATACAATGAGCAACAGAAACACATACAAGATCTAGCCACCCAAAAGAAACAGTAATAGTCACAGGGCTCCAACAGATCAAGAATGTGTACACTATCTGGTGTAAGAAATGGGAATACGAAACCTTTTCCCCATGGTGTGCGAAGTACGCTCCTGATGCAGGAGAATCCAATGCAAGACAGTACTCCATTTTCTCATAAACATCCTCAAGAAAGTGAGTTGACACCGGATGTGTTCTTCCTTCAACATTAATCACAGGGCATTCTCCAAAATATCGTGCAAATAGGCTTGAATCGACCGTCGCGGACCTGATTGTAAAGAACATTGGAATAAACACAAGATTGGAATAAGACAACAAATGCAAACAGTAAGAAAAAGAATGCAAAAACTGAAAGAAATAAAGATATTAAGCCAAAGGGGATGAGTTTTACATGAGAATCACTTTCAACTTCCTTCCTTGTTGATAGGAGCGTTTCTCAACGAGATTCTTAAGAACAATAAGCAAGAAGTCACTCTGGAGGGAGGAATAAAGATTATTTACCTCATTTAGCACAGGAACACGCATGACATTTTGTAACATGAAAAAGTATAAAGCACATGAGTACATACCAAAATAGTACGTTCATGTACTTCATCTACTACAACATGAGTAACATCACTTAAGTCTCTGTTTCCCTGAAATATATAGCACGGATAACAAAGTATATTTTAGCAACTATCAAGACATGGTACAAAAttaggttcctccttttattaGCTGAATGGCAAGTTCAAGTTTTACCAGAAGAGACCAAATGAAAAAACCGAAATCGTCATTAATGTGATTATGAAAAATGCATGAAACAATAATTGTTATGCATATGAGGGCACTACTTACAGATAATTTCCTGAGAAGGATACCAGTAGTGCAGAACAAAAGTTTTGTCCTCTCATTCCTAAAACAATAAAAAAGCATCAGACATATTTTTGAAAGAAATGTGGTATAAAAATATTTGATACAAAACTAAACGGTACAAAGCCCAAGGGAAAGGAAAACAAACAGAtgaaaaaggaaggaagaaaaggtACAaagggaagaaagagagagggattAACGCATAAGAAGGATTTTCTACCCAAGCGAAAATATCAGACATATTATATACAAACTATATGTTATACTTATAAACCTTCACGGATCATGTGCGAAATTGTAAGCACTGCATGCATGGATCACGTGCATGAGAAAGAAACAAACCGTGCACTGTCAAGACGAACTTGATATCCGACCAGTGAATCATTCGATCCAGGTGAAGATTCACACCTTTCATCAGACACTCTCTCCGCAACAGAAATGGCCTATACATATGTAGACCAATCCAAGTTAAATTCGATTATATCTGTCTGATAAAATAAAAGTTATAGGTAATTTGTGATTATGTAAAGTTTGAAGCTTTGCAAATATGAAAAGAGCAATCACCACAACAAAAGATCTCCTGATAATGCAATACTCAAAACTTGTGTATGAGATCCAATCAATATGGCCTTGCAAGTGATTTCATGAATAAGGCATGCAACTTTTGCATAATACCACTGCTAATCTTATGATGCTGTCCTCGAAGAAAAGACAAAGATCCGCATCATGATCTTACCGCTATCCTCCGGGGTTGTGTGCAAATTATATTGCAATAACCTCCAAGTTCAGACTCAATCATGTCATCCAAAATAAACTGTGGCACCTGCAAAGATGAAAAAGAATCATGAGTACATAATTCTGGAAATTTATAATTAGCCTACACAAGTTCAAGTTGCATCATATTCAGGACAAAGTATTGAAAAGAGCATATCTACAAATATAAACATTGTATCAAGAGACACTGCTGTacatatgatgaaacaaaataaaaatcattCATTGAGATGTGGAGATTTTGTAATGAGATTAGTTGGTTAACAGTGTTAAGTGCTGCTTCCAAAAGACTATTAAGGGCCTAAGGCCGGTTACCAGCCTTGCCAATTCAGTTTTTGTTTATCTTAACTTTGACGCAGAAGATTCACTAGCCCAGCAAGTACAATGTGCGCTTGCAAAGAAGAGGCTCAAGGTAGGGCTCACTCCAACCGCAGATTGCAAACTTTACCATTTTTAAGTGCGCGACTGCAATGTGACTGCTGTAAATTTGAGGAAACATTTTATTGTTAGGTGAGAATTGAAACCAGGACCAAAGGACGTTGCCCAGCAAGAGCATTACTGCTACGCTAGCTGCTCTGTCATGCTGTTAGCTCAGAGTAAGAAACTTTTGAACTCAAATGAAACCAGTTTTTTCCAGTTTACACAGCTACCAGGGCCCAAAGGTAATGTTGGTAAATGCTGTAGTGGTACCCAGTGGCGTAGCTTGGACAGGATATGAGAGGGGGACAAATTAGTAAATTTTTAGCCACTTATGTGGTagaagagggggggggggggggtgtgggAGGGGGCGGCCTAAGCTCGGCCCCTGGTGGTACCAACCTTGTTTTGTTATGACAATACCAAAGGTAAATAACGAGATAAATGGCAAATTGAAAGATTAAGGTGCTTCGAGCACATCCATATCATGACTTCACAAGTATAACACTTTGTGCTGGATGTGTAAAGCATCATATACCCATGCTTATTGCAGTCAAGGTTGTTCAAGACACCAGGTACAATTGCTTTTGAGGGGAAAACAACAATTTTGGCATATATGTGGGAACTTCAAGAGACAAATCTCTATTACCAAGATAATGCTAGTTGGAGGGAAAGGATGTCACTCTTAGACATAAACGAGGCCACGGCAAGAAATGAAACTGCAATCAACAGAAAAATTGGGACAGCAAGAATGCATGTGTCACAACTGTATACCCCTCCTTacaatctctacctaatattaaagtgcggttgtttcttccaaccgtcgtggttgttttgcaaaaaagtccctcaacttttttgtAATCAACCCACAGTCCTTGGAATATGTCTTGAcgattttgcaaaaaggtccccaaactttactgcaatttGACTCGAGGTTCAGCCTTTGCTCCCGTTCTTTTGTCCTGCCCACACAGCGtgcttgccggcggcggcacgggacGCGCGCCACTACTCCATCGCTCGCGTGGCCAACCCTCCCCACGCTCACCACGCACTACTGCCGCTCGCCCTGGCGGGCAGCTGCTCCCTCGGGCTGCACGCCCTACCCGCCACTTGGACCTAACGGgtgaaagagagaggaggaaggggaaaggaaaCAAGGAGCCGAGTGCCTCCTTGCAGTCAACCAAGTAGAGCCATGTGCCAGCAAGGGCATGGCGCCAGGGAGGGGGAGGGTGCAGCGGCAGGCGGCAGGCAACGCAAACAGGGACATATGCCGGGACCTCACACCCCCCTCTCAATGACATCCATCCCCTTCAGATCCGGAACTAAGGCCTCCACATCTAGCAATTGGGGGctcgattttgcacttgattggaacgatttggagtggattatagaagggaggtggatggaaacgagaagaagagaacgcactcctgctcatggcAGCCAGAGGCGCTGTGGCCTAGCGCTTGAAgcgggaatgaggctaggcacgaggaggacgagcgcttgcctgggcgacggcgaggacggcaagaTGCGTAGcgcctgggcgacggcgaggatgggACAAGATGCGGGTGGTGCCGATGGATGAAGAGGCAGCGACtggatggatgatgatgagtacgggggaaatcgaatgaatggatagagcggaggttaagcggtgaattttttttatttccatgtgtgggtcccacgtaataaacagatggcatcaaaccacccacaaatgtcttctactactatacttgcaaagagaggactactagggacaacgcaccaacatattgtgaagcaaagccaacatattaggaacaagcgaataataacgtgagagtaagtaaggacccgtagcaacgcacgggcatttctgctagttcAACAATAATTAaaaagaatggttccaaacatcACAATGAGTGTGTGTTCAATGGTGCAAGCTTGGTGGCTCAAGCAGTAGAGTAGGAAGGTGCCCTGTGGTGTGCAGCCAGGGCTAAGGACCTTTGAAACCTTTCTTAAGGTCTACTGCTGTATTTGTTTGGGTTGTTCCTGTTATTTAAGTGGCACGTATATTGTATCTATTAAGGCATGTGGgtgtgggtgtgggtgtgggtgtggGTGATGTGTGAGTGGCGTTGCACAGCTGGGTTCTCTTTCTTAATAAAATGACAGACAACTCTCCTACGTGTTTGAGACAGAAAAAGGCGACAAATGAGACTAACAAATTATTGACATAACAGACTCATCTACAAAGGGAGCAAATGGTTGTATGATATGATGCACAACAAATTGTTTTCCACTCGGAatagttattttttaataaaaaatgaCACTCAAGAAGGAAACCACTGAAACACAACATAACTGATAATTTGATATGAAAAAGAATTTGAATGAAAAGGAAGCACAAGTACCTGAGTTGTTTTCCCACATCCAGTTTCTCCACTAACAACAATTACATCATTCTCTTTCAGTAATTGTAGGAAATGTTGCTTCTGTTTAGCTATTGGTAGAGAAGCTCTTGCTTCCAGCATTTTCTAAATGTGCAAGGTGAACACAATAATTCATCAGTAACAAGACAAAGAAACAGCATGCAATTCTGAAAATATACTTTTATTAGATTGCACATTCATTGCATACCAAGTAATTTGGTAGCTTCCTTTTGTCTTCCAACTGCTTTTTCAAAATTGCACTCTCTGCATGCTCTGGGGATTTCAATCCTATTGTGGAAGAACACCAAATCACACTTTAATTATTAGCAGATAGAAGAAATAGAACTACAACAATGATATTATAGCATTCATTCATTTGACCATTTCAATCTTCAATTAGAAGGGTAGCAGATAGAAGAAATAGAACTACAACAATGACAGTATAGCTTTCACTCATTTGACCATTTCAATTAGAAGGGAAAATTATTAACTCCAGGAATATGATTGGAAATCAAAGCTTATGATGTGTATGTCAATAGACAATACAAGGTTCAATATGATTCATCCTGAAAAGTGGCAAGGGAACAAACTCCATATGATAGCAACCTTATGATGCACACTGCCCAGGAAGTACAAGGAAATGAAGAAGGCGAATGTAATGACTCGATATGCCACATGGAAGTAATATGTctgtcatcactcatcagtgaCAATCAAGCATGTCTTGGACGAGGGGAAATGATAACCATCCACAAGCAAGATTGTTTATGATATTATCCAGAAATATGTTCAAGAAAAAAGTAGATGAAATGATGATTTGTATTGACAGCTTACCCATACAACTCATCATGGCAGCCTCTCTCTTCTCATGTACAGATTTGTTATCTTCAGTATCCCTAGAATCTACAAATATTCCACCAGCAGAAGAATCTTCGATTAGGGATGTATCTGCATCCATATTCAATAACATATCTACAAAGCCAGCTCTTCGACTGTCTTCAGTATCAAGCACCCTTGATGTTGACAACAATTCACCTGTTTTATGAAAACATGCAATATGTAACGCAAAGGCCCATTATATTTCGAAAGTCATTAAAGAAGGAAATATGAATCAATAGCTTCAACCTTCTTGCCATCTTAAAACAAGTGATGAGTATGGCTCAGTAAGCAGATGGCGTAGCGGAAGATCAGCAAAGAATTGATATAGAGCAAAAGCTGCAACTCGACTTTGTGCTTCCTGTTCATAAATTCAGTTTAATAATGCAAATTTAGATAGAATAAATAAGATTATTCTATCATGAGCAGTTATGAATTGACATCTCACTATATCATGTAGGTATAATGATAGCTATTATCACGGAGACAAGCATGACAAGTTGAGAACCATAAGCGTATGTATCAGAATATTAGCTGATTTaaaaaaatttgcaagaagCATTATCATACAAAGTAACAGCAAAGTCGTAACCTCAACAGATCCATATTCTTCATCTATTTCAGGTAACTGAATTTTCGTCAAGCCTCCAGCCTTCCGACTCTTACCACGGCCAGTAGCACCCCGCAACACGTTAACAGCATACACAAATTTACCATTTTTCTCAGATATTTTACtatattttggtgcttcccaaCCAAGTCTCTGACAAAACTTTTGTAGAACTGCTTTTGGCATTTTACCAGAATCTCCCTGTAGTTGGGAAAAAATGAACAGTTAGAAATAAGTGCATAGCAGAAGCAAAGTCAAACATGAAACATGTTCTATCAAtatgaagaaaaaggaaaagcacTTGGACCTTCTTCCATATATCATCTATGTTCCCAAGAAGATTGCCATAACCATCATGTGataatttctctattttttgcTGTTTCAATATTTCTGGAGCCACTGCGTCCCAAGCAGACGAGTCTTCAAAAAACATGCCACCAAGCTCAATCTCCTCTTCATCTATCTCCTTTGTGCAAGTTTCAACGACATCATTAGGGATCCCCTTTTTCAAATCAGGCCCTTCATCATTACCTAGACTGTCAGATTTATTTTCAGCTACCCCTAAATCATTCTGACCACCCTCAATGTTTGCAGTTTCAGAATTTGATGAGACAGGATGTGCAGAATGGGTTATATGTTCCTTCGAGCTTCCATGCTTGGAATTCTTTTTTGCAGCTGTAAAGTGAGGGGAAATCATAAGATAGATCTGTATGAACTatgtaaaagttcaaaaactTATCAGGACCGTGTAATTAAGAACTAGTAGACGAGTTATAACATGAATATAAATAATACAATCATTAAGTTACCCTTGCTCTTCCGCCTATTTGGTTTTGCTTCAACAACTTCAAAACTTTCTAAGCAGTGATCTTCCCATGTGGAGGAATCATTCGAATTTGCATCATCATCCTAACATCAATGGCAGCCAAACAAAAAAGTATAACATAAAACAGgacaacaaaagaaataaaaggaaGAACAGAAAGCCTTGGTAGAAGAAAAGCTGAAAGCACTTGGTAGAGGAATAATTTAATTCATCATGAATTCATATGCATAGGATATTCCGATGTTGTGTACATTAAATACAAGCATCAGTTAAAAATGTCATATACTATTGTAATCCATATGACCATATGATACAACATTGATGCCGTCaacttttcatatttttcccattAATGCATAAAAAGGTCATTTATATTGATAACAAGAAAATAACATTAATGAATGTGTCATCACAAGTACTTCCATTATATTCCCTAATGTTTACTAGCATGTTGTTACAGGTAATAGTCAAAGCTGTATGATCTAAAACAGCAGAAGTAATTAACGGACTGAAACAACAGACAAACCATGGGCTAAAGGGATAAGGAAAGACTTGAATTGGAGAGTTCTCAGTGAAGATTAGTTGCCACcaggttttgtttttcaaaagGTACAAACCATCGAGCTACTGAAATTAGCACAACAAATCAACAATTTATCTCTTAAACTGCAAGTTGCACAAGTTCATGATGTAGAGGCACTTAGTGTCTATAGAAGGTTCAGTACAACCCGAGATTAGTACGAAATAGCACAATAACATCGCAGAATAAGCAAGCAGTTATGACTAACCAAATATATGATTAACAAACTCTAACTAATGTTCAAAGAATACTAAGACTAGATGACTCAATTGATAAAATTACTTGTTCGTACATCAGTACCTCCTCTTGCTGTTCCATATACTGCCGAATCCAAGCAGCTTGCGATGACCGCCCGTCATCCAATGATACATTCTCCTCTCTCCGCCCACCAATTCTGATTTCCAACTGCTCGGTGCTCACCTTCACCTCCTCAGGTTCACGACTCTGTGGAACCCAATTGTCCTTGGCTGTGGACAGTACCTTAACAGAACCTTCAGCTCCTGCAACACACACCGTCAATGTAATCAGCAGATGGTTCTAGCATGGAATAGTAACACCCAACGAATCAACCAATCAATGCCTCCATGAGAGAGGGTGGGGTGGACAAAACTCACCACTTCAGCATTTATAAGATAACCAAGTAATATCTCACGATGCAGGCAAATGATCAATGATGTAAAGTCTATTCTATGTGGACGTACAGGAGAACACTCACACATCACAAATGAATGTTCAAGAGCACACACGCAGACTGATGAGGACACAAGCCCACGCACAGAGATATGTATGTTTACATGCTGTACTAGTCACCGCCTGCAAGCACTAAACCTTAAACCCTTGAAATTTGATACCTGTGCGAGAAGAGGTGGTGCTGGTGCCACCGCTGGAGAACTTCAGGGGGAGCTCATCGCCTGGCAGATTAAAGCACAGCCAGTCCAACGCCGACTCA from Setaria italica strain Yugu1 chromosome VII, Setaria_italica_v2.0, whole genome shotgun sequence includes the following:
- the LOC101764258 gene encoding DExH-box ATP-dependent RNA helicase DExH7, chloroplastic isoform X1, whose amino-acid sequence is MAPKKKQPGSKQKQKPKPSSSSSSSSSAAAAAPRLQISSENERRLRRLLLNSSAAAAPSLAPTDGPAARGESREQKARRLRGVYDKLALEGFSSAQIEQALSAIPDSATFESALDWLCFNLPGDELPLKFSSGGTSTTSSRTGAEGSVKVLSTAKDNWVPQSREPEEVKVSTEQLEIRIGGRREENVSLDDGRSSQAAWIRQYMEQQEEDDDANSNDSSTWEDHCLESFEVVEAKPNRRKSKAAKKNSKHGSSKEHITHSAHPVSSNSETANIEGGQNDLGVAENKSDSLGNDEGPDLKKGIPNDVVETCTKEIDEEEIELGGMFFEDSSAWDAVAPEILKQQKIEKLSHDGYGNLLGNIDDIWKKGDSGKMPKAVLQKFCQRLGWEAPKYSKISEKNGKFVYAVNVLRGATGRGKSRKAGGLTKIQLPEIDEEYGSVEEAQSRVAAFALYQFFADLPLRHLLTEPYSSLVLRWQEGELLSTSRVLDTEDSRRAGFVDMLLNMDADTSLIEDSSAGGIFVDSRDTEDNKSVHEKREAAMMSCMGLKSPEHAESAILKKQLEDKRKLPNYLKMLEARASLPIAKQKQHFLQLLKENDVIVVSGETGCGKTTQVPQFILDDMIESELGGYCNIICTQPRRIAAISVAERVSDERCESSPGSNDSLVGYQVRLDSARNERTKLLFCTTGILLRKLSGNRDLSDVTHVVVDEVHERTILSDFLLIVLKNLVEKRSYQQGRKLKVILMSATVDSSLFARYFGECPVINVEGRTHPVSTHFLEDVYEKMEYCLALDSPASGAYFAHHGEKWKHASSSVNNRRGKKNLVLSSWGDESTLSEGYVNPHYVSDYYKSYSERTNQNLKCLNEDVIDFDLLEDLICYIDENFPPGALLVFLPGVAEIDMLIDRLSASVRFGGASSDWILPLHSLLGPTDQRKVFQSPPDNFRKVIVATDIAETSITIDDVIYVVDAGKHKQNRYNPRKKMSSIVEDWISRANAKQRRGRAGRVKPGLCFCLYTRHRFENTMRPFQVPEMLRMPLTELCLQIKSLHLGDIKCFLLKAVEPPNEEAISSAVDLLYKVGAFEGHEELSPLGYHLAKLPVDVLIGKMMLYGAIFGCLSPILSVAAFLSYKSPFISPKDEKQNVEKAKATLLNENLDGSTSATDNKQSDHLLMVIAYDKWSRILLQHGTKSARQFCHSFYLNSTVMHMIRDMRLQFGTLLADIGLIDLPKDSMRPKEGSRKSNLESWFSNMSLPFNTYARCTSVIKSVICAGLYPNVAASLEGVDPGALGGRKPSDILFSKDRPRWYDGRREVHIHPSSVNHSLKAVQYPFLVFLEKVETTKVFLRDTSVISPYSLLLFGGSMVIQHQTGVVVIDGWLRLSAAAQTAVLFKQLRITLDAVLKELTRKPEMATFVDNEVVRSIIHLLLEEDKAQLA
- the LOC101764258 gene encoding DExH-box ATP-dependent RNA helicase DExH7, chloroplastic isoform X2, producing MAPKKKQPGSKQKQKPKPSSSSSSSSSAAAAAPRLQISSENERRLRRLLLNSSAAAAPSLAPTDGPAARGESREQKARRLRGVYDKLALEGFSSAQIEQALSAIPDSATFESALDWLCFNLPGDELPLKFSSGGTSTTSSRTGAEGSVKVLSTAKDNWVPQSREPEEVKVSTEQLEIRIGGRREENVSLDDGRSSQAAWIRQYMEQQEEDDDANSNDSSTWEDHCLESFEVVEAKPNRRKSKAAKKNSKHGSSKEHITHSAHPVSSNSETANIEGGQNDLGVAENKSDSLGNDEGPDLKKGIPNDVVETCTKEIDEEEIELGGMFFEDSSAWDAVAPEILKQQKIEKLSHDGYGNLLGNIDDIWKKGDSGKMPKAVLQKFCQRLGWEAPKYSKISEKNGKFVYAVNVLRGATGRGKSRKAGGLTKIQLPEIDEEYGSVEEAQSRVAAFALYQFFADLPLRHLLTEPYSSLVLRWQEGELLSTSRVLDTEDSRRAGFVDMLLNMDADTSLIEDSSAGGIFVDSRDTEDNKSVHEKREAAMMSCMGLKSPEHAESAILKKQLEDKRKLPNYLKMLEARASLPIAKQKQHFLQLLKENDVIVVSGETGCGKTTQVPQFILDDMIESELGGYCNIICTQPRRIAAISVAERVSDERCESSPGSNDSLVGYQVRLDSARNERTKLLFCTTGILLRKLSGNRDLSDVTHVVVDEVHERTILSDFLLIVLKNLVEKRSYQQGRKLKVILMSATVDSSLFARYFGECPVINVEGRTHPVSTHFLEDVYEKMEYCLALDSPASGAYFAHHGEKWKHASSSVNNRRGKKNLVLSSWGDESTLSEGYVNPHYVSDYYKSYSERTNQNLKCLNEDVIDFDLLEDLICYIDENFPPGALLVFLPGVAEIDMLIDRLSASVRFGGASSDWILPLHSLLGPTDQRKVFQSPPDNFRKVIVATDIAETSITIDDVIYVVDAGKHKQNRYNPRKKMSSIVEDWISRANAKQRRGRAGRVKPGLCFCLYTRHRFENTMRPFQVPEMLRMPLTELCLQIKSLHLGDIKCFLLKAVEPPNEEAISSAVDLLYKVGAFEGHEELSPLGYHLAKLPVDVLIGKMMLYGAIFGCLSPILSVAAFLSYKSPFISPKDEKQNVEKAKATLLNENLDGSTSATDNKQSDHLLMVIAYDKWSRILLQHGTKSARQFCHSFYLNSTVMHMIRDMRLQFGTLLADIGLIDLPKDSMFDLSDFNFLK